A region of the Candidatus Kryptobacter tengchongensis genome:
CATCAAGATGCGATCTTATCAACTTTGAATCAACCCTTACAACATAATTGCTGTGCTCACCTTTTATATTTGAATGATATTCCCTTTTCCCGAAAACATAAAGTCCACCATATGCACATGCTCTTGAAAAAATATTTGCCCCCGAATCAACCCCGCTACCTTGGGGTCCTCCAATGAGCCAAGACAATTGATTTATCTTCATCACCATTTTTCTCCAAATTAATTTTAGATTTAGACTGATTTCAAAGAATATAACAAACGAAATACGAATTATGGTTTCTAAAAAACTTAACCAGTCGTGCTTCTGGCCCTGACCCTGTCCTTGAATGGCTCTTCCCTATCCGCAAAATCAGGACGGTAAAAATCTGGTGACTCTTCAAAATCCTGCACCCACCCGTTTTCAAAACCAAATTTATCAAGAAATTTAAGCACCGCAACATATTCACTAAACATTATCCTTCGTGAAATCAGCGGATATTTAAAAGCTTTATTCGTCGGATAATACTGCGCCATGATGCTTAATGTCACATCCGTCCCAAGTTCTTCCGCAATCCATCTTAATGATTCCTCACTTCCCGCAATATCATTTGGCAGGATAAGATGTCTTATTATCAACCCACGTTTTAAAATACCATCCTCAACAATAAGCTCGCTCCCAACTTGACGCCACATTTCCTTTATTGCCATCCTTGAAAACTTAACATAGTTAGGTATCTTTGAATATCTCCATGCCATCTCATCATCGCTATACTTTATGTCTGGCAAATAAATATCAACTATCCCATCAAGCAATTTTAAAACCTCAACGGAATCATACGCATTTGTATTATATACAAGTGGCAACCTTAAACCCCTTTCAACAGCGATGTAAATTGCCTTAACAATTTGTGGAACAAAATGAGTTGGGGATACAAGCCCAATGTTATGACATCCCTTATCTTGAAGTTCAAGCATTATTTCAGCAAGCCTTTCAAATGTAACCTCATTTTTTATCTCAACCTTCCAATTCTGACTTATTTGATAATTTTGACAATACACGCACCTTAAGTTACAATTTCCGAAAAATATATTACCAGCACCATTAACTCCAACGAGAAGTGGTTCTTCCCCAAAATGTGGAACATAGGCGGAAACAATAGGTTTATAGCCTGAATAACATCTTCCTATCTCGTTATTTAATCTATTTACACCGCAATTATGCGGACATATGTTACACCTTTCAAGCATTGATTCAAGAATTTTAACTCGTCTTTCTAATTCACCCGACTCATAAAGTTTAACATAAGAAGGCACAAACATAAGCGACTTTACCTTTTGTTATCAACCCTTGTTAACTTCCTCGCATTATTAACAGGCAAAAGTTCTTTCATGTTTTCAATTATATAAGCGATTTCATCTTTAATCTCAAAATAATATCTTAATTCCGTTTCCCTCTCTCTTAACTCTTCTTCTTTCTGAATTCTTTTATCACTTCCTTCTTCCCTGTAAAACTGTTCAATTAGCTCGTTAAAGAATTGTCTTTTGCCAGATTTTAATACATTCACTTGAACTTCAGTCCATTGAATAACATCTGAAATCAATTCGTAAACTTCGTATATATCCGATGCGGTCGGATTGCCTCTTAAAATTTTCAAAAGAAATTCAAACTTTTCAAATGATGCATTTCCATGTCCAGTTATATAAATGAGATACGCTTTTAAAAACTCCTCACGCCATTGCTCCTTCCAGAATTTATCCCGCAAAATTGCTTTGGCATTATCACTTTCATTTCCGAATACAACTTCCAAAGCCTTTGAAAGCTGTCCAGAAGGTTTGCAATCAAGGTTCAATAGCTTAACATATCTTCTCAAATTTACACTGTTCAGCTGAATTGAAAATCTTTTCTCAAAAATCTTATCCCCGCTTTTCAAAACTATATAAAAATTTGACTTTAAATTTTTAGCCTCAAGATTTTTTATTATCTCATCAACTTCATCCTCGCTGATATCAACCTCATCAAGAATTTTTGAAAACACCGCCTTATCTTGAATTTTCGGTGTAAAAATCGGAGAGAAAAGGATATCTATTTCATAATCCTCAAGTTTTGAGATTTCCTCATTAAAAAATTTATCAATCTGATCAAGCGTATATGAGTAATGCGACAGGATGTGGTTCAGCACCTGTTCAGTAATTTGCCTTGGCTTTGTTAGTTCAGCTTCTATCATCTCAATTAATTTCTGTTTCATTTCATTCCTCTGTTAATTTTAAATTGTTAAGTTCGTAAATCACACTTAAAATTTCATTTCTTATTTTCCTTCTCGTTTCATCATCCACTATCTTGTTCCCGTTCAGGTCAAGGACATAAAACGAGTCAACTATCCCATCGGTTCTCGTTGCAATTTTCGCAAAATAAATGTTGAGCCCAATCTCCGACATCTTCCTTGAAACCTTATATAAAAACCCGAGCGAATCGGGAGCGAAAACATCAATTATCGTATAATCCTTTGAATCTTCAAATTCAACTGCGATTTTAACATTTTTTCGCACATTTTCAATTTTCCTTTTCCATTTTCTCCTGTGTCTTTCAAAAAGTTCATCAAGATTGACATAGCCATTAAACACATCTTCCATATCTTGTTTTATTTTTTCACATTGCTTTGTGGTGAGAGCTTCGCCCGAAACATAATCAAAGACCCTGAACTTATCAATCACAATGCCATCTTTTCTTGTAAATATCCTCGCATCAAATATATTTGCATCATTTGCGGATAAAACACCACAAATCCTTGCAAGAACAAACGGCGCATCCTTCGTTATCACTGTTATCTCCGTGTATCTATCTTTGTGAGAAAAAACGACATCAACTTTCCGAAGCCCCGACTCAGATATTGCTTTTATATGCTCGCCTATTTCAACATCTGTGAAAACATCCAAATATGAATCATTTTCAATTAAATTCTCAAAATGATTTTCAATCTCCTCACGATTTAACTTTTCAGAAAGTGAAGAAATGATTGAGGCAATTCTTCTATTTGTCCTCTCCTCAAACAAAGAATAAATTTCTTCAAGAGTTAATTTGCCCTTAACAACTGGCTCAGTGAGAAGATAAAGTTCCTCAAGAAGTTGCGCTTTCCAGCTCGTCCATACATCTGGATTAACAGCGGAAAGATCTGCATAGGTTAAAATGTAAAGCATATCAAGTTGTTCTTTGCTCTTGAAGTTTGACGCAAATGAATGTAATGTTTCTGGCTCATAAAAGTTTCTGCGAAACGCCACCTGCTCCATCAAAAGATGATTTCTAACCAAAAAACAAACATCTTCAACTGCATCAAAATTTATCCTACTTAAAAAGTCCCTCGCAATTTCAGCACCAATTTCCGCATGACCCTCAATTTTAACAGCTTTCCCAGCATCGTGAAATAAAATCCCAAGATAAAGAACATCCCTTCTTTTGATGTTTCTGAAAATCTCCCCAAGATTTGAATCATCTAAGAAAAGTTTCTCTGCGTTACCAATCGCCCTTAAAGTATGTTCATCAACTGTAAAATAGTGATAACGATTATGTTGATATAAGCCCGTCAATTTATCAAAAATTGGGATATATCTCCCAAGTATTCCAACTTCGTGCATCAGTTCAAGTGTTGATGCGACGCCAGATTTTGAATTCAAAATCTCAATGAAAATTTTCGCAAGGTTAATTTCATTTGAAAAATCAACCTTATCAACGCTATTTATTATCGTTTTCTTTAAACTTTCATCAAAGTCCGCACCAGTTTTACATTTATATAGAAATGCGGTGAAAATTTCTTCAGGATTGAGCGATTCCTTAAGTGTATTGAGGATTATCTTTTTTCCGTCACGAAGGGAAAAATTATTATCCAGCGTTTCAACTTCCCCACTTAATCCGAGATTTAAAAGTTCTTCAAAACCCATCGTAAAAATTTTGTTTAACATCAAAATCTCTCTCGCTTTCAGATAATAATCACGCATGAAAATTTCAACGCCCCTTTTATTCACATCATCTACATATCCAAGCTCAAATGCTACTTTTTCCTTAACATTAAAATCAAGGACATCGGTAATTCCTTCCGTGACAAGATGAAGTTTTATCCTCGTCCACAACAAAAACTCAAACGCATCAATGACAGCGTAAAATTTCTCCTCTGAAATCATACCTTTCTCAAACATCAATTCAATCATACCTTTACACATTGACTGATCTTCCGATAAATTCCAAAAATCGGGATCTATGCTTTTAAAAATCCACAGCAATGTATGAAGATCCCTTAAACCACCTGCACTTTTCTTAACATTTGGCTCAAGGAGTTTTATTGTGTTCCCATACTTTTGATGTCTTAGTTTGTTCCCCTCAATTATCGCATTGACAAAATTAAGCGATCTATCACCAAGCGATTTTTCCTTTATCTTCCAGATAAAATGATCGTATAAGTTTCTA
Encoded here:
- a CDS encoding putative pyruvate formate lyase activating enzyme, which gives rise to MFVPSYVKLYESGELERRVKILESMLERCNICPHNCGVNRLNNEIGRCYSGYKPIVSAYVPHFGEEPLLVGVNGAGNIFFGNCNLRCVYCQNYQISQNWKVEIKNEVTFERLAEIMLELQDKGCHNIGLVSPTHFVPQIVKAIYIAVERGLRLPLVYNTNAYDSVEVLKLLDGIVDIYLPDIKYSDDEMAWRYSKIPNYVKFSRMAIKEMWRQVGSELIVEDGILKRGLIIRHLILPNDIAGSEESLRWIAEELGTDVTLSIMAQYYPTNKAFKYPLISRRIMFSEYVAVLKFLDKFGFENGWVQDFEESPDFYRPDFADREEPFKDRVRARSTTG
- a CDS encoding UTP--GlnB (protein PII) uridylyltransferase, GlnD, which translates into the protein MSAGSEIEIDFEKLRSFRREERNAFEISKLLTQSLDKFISSLYDSLNIRGYIAVVATGGYGRVELCPKSDVDIMFLVESKDKKIESIAVEFFQNLWNSKFNIGHSFRTIDECLELFDVDVESWASLLESRFVCGDRNLYDHFIWKIKEKSLGDRSLNFVNAIIEGNKLRHQKYGNTIKLLEPNVKKSAGGLRDLHTLLWIFKSIDPDFWNLSEDQSMCKGMIELMFEKGMISEEKFYAVIDAFEFLLWTRIKLHLVTEGITDVLDFNVKEKVAFELGYVDDVNKRGVEIFMRDYYLKAREILMLNKIFTMGFEELLNLGLSGEVETLDNNFSLRDGKKIILNTLKESLNPEEIFTAFLYKCKTGADFDESLKKTIINSVDKVDFSNEINLAKIFIEILNSKSGVASTLELMHEVGILGRYIPIFDKLTGLYQHNRYHYFTVDEHTLRAIGNAEKLFLDDSNLGEIFRNIKRRDVLYLGILFHDAGKAVKIEGHAEIGAEIARDFLSRINFDAVEDVCFLVRNHLLMEQVAFRRNFYEPETLHSFASNFKSKEQLDMLYILTYADLSAVNPDVWTSWKAQLLEELYLLTEPVVKGKLTLEEIYSLFEERTNRRIASIISSLSEKLNREEIENHFENLIENDSYLDVFTDVEIGEHIKAISESGLRKVDVVFSHKDRYTEITVITKDAPFVLARICGVLSANDANIFDARIFTRKDGIVIDKFRVFDYVSGEALTTKQCEKIKQDMEDVFNGYVNLDELFERHRRKWKRKIENVRKNVKIAVEFEDSKDYTIIDVFAPDSLGFLYKVSRKMSEIGLNIYFAKIATRTDGIVDSFYVLDLNGNKIVDDETRRKIRNEILSVIYELNNLKLTEE